Proteins encoded in a region of the Methanofollis tationis genome:
- a CDS encoding tRNA uridine(34) 5-carboxymethylaminomethyl modification radical SAM/GNAT enzyme Elp3 encodes MDDVDLCREIISRISSDSCSPADLQRVKIAVCRAYRVAAIPKNSAILAAATPDEARALRKILMVKPTRTLSGVAPVAVMTSPAPCPHGKCLPCPGGPDHPFQSPQSYTGQEPAALRGAQNEYDPCRQVEARLSQFEALGHHVDKAELIVMGGTITARTPQYQEWFVTSCVHAMNEYRSAERRHLPPRDEVFTANETAAVRCIATTFETRPDWCREEHIAGMLDLGVTKVELGVQHTDDDILAFNRRGCTVADAVGANRMLRDAGIKVGFHIMPNLPGSTIEEDREMFRTLFADERFRPDFLKIYPTLVTPGSEIEALWQRGEYAPYPEEVLVDLIAYAKSLLPEYVRLQRVQRDIPARLIVAGSRHSNFRQLAQEHLRLNGGECRCIRCREAGRRPSEAEPSIRDLVYHCCCGEEHFIQAEAGDTLIGFARLRYPGETFRHELDGAALLRELHVYGTMVPLGESGEEGEYQHRRFGKELLFRAEETARSAGWDRIAVNSGIGVRPYYRGQGYEREGPYMVKRLR; translated from the coding sequence ATGGATGACGTCGACCTCTGCCGGGAGATCATCTCCCGGATCTCTTCTGATTCGTGCAGCCCTGCCGATCTTCAGCGGGTCAAGATTGCAGTCTGCCGCGCGTACAGGGTGGCAGCCATCCCGAAAAACTCGGCGATTCTTGCCGCCGCAACTCCGGACGAGGCGCGGGCCCTCAGGAAGATCCTCATGGTCAAGCCGACGCGGACGCTCTCGGGCGTCGCACCGGTGGCGGTGATGACCTCTCCGGCGCCATGTCCACACGGGAAATGCCTCCCCTGCCCTGGCGGGCCCGACCACCCCTTCCAGTCCCCCCAGAGTTATACAGGGCAGGAGCCCGCCGCCCTCCGCGGCGCTCAGAACGAATATGACCCCTGCCGCCAGGTCGAGGCGAGGCTCTCTCAGTTTGAGGCACTCGGCCACCATGTGGACAAGGCCGAGCTGATCGTGATGGGCGGGACGATCACCGCCCGCACCCCCCAGTATCAGGAATGGTTCGTCACATCCTGCGTCCATGCGATGAACGAGTATCGCAGTGCCGAACGAAGACACCTCCCCCCGAGGGACGAGGTATTTACCGCAAATGAGACGGCGGCCGTCCGCTGCATCGCCACAACCTTCGAGACGCGGCCAGACTGGTGCAGAGAGGAGCATATTGCCGGGATGCTCGACCTCGGGGTGACGAAGGTCGAGCTCGGTGTCCAGCACACCGACGACGACATTCTCGCCTTCAACCGCCGTGGGTGCACGGTGGCCGACGCCGTCGGGGCGAACAGGATGCTGCGGGACGCCGGGATCAAGGTCGGTTTCCATATCATGCCGAACCTTCCCGGGAGCACGATAGAAGAGGACCGGGAGATGTTCCGGACCCTCTTCGCCGACGAACGCTTTCGCCCGGATTTTCTGAAGATCTACCCGACGCTGGTCACGCCGGGGTCTGAGATTGAGGCGCTCTGGCAGCGGGGAGAGTACGCACCCTACCCTGAGGAGGTGCTCGTGGACCTGATCGCATATGCAAAATCACTCCTCCCGGAGTACGTCCGTCTCCAGCGGGTGCAGCGCGATATCCCGGCGCGGCTGATCGTCGCCGGGTCGCGCCACTCGAACTTCAGGCAGCTTGCACAGGAGCACCTCCGCCTGAATGGCGGCGAGTGCCGGTGCATCAGGTGCCGCGAAGCCGGACGCCGCCCTTCAGAGGCAGAACCGTCGATCCGCGACCTTGTCTACCACTGCTGCTGCGGCGAGGAGCATTTCATCCAGGCAGAAGCTGGAGACACCCTTATAGGATTTGCACGCCTCCGGTACCCCGGAGAGACCTTCAGGCACGAGCTTGATGGTGCGGCCCTGCTACGGGAACTGCACGTCTATGGAACGATGGTCCCCCTCGGCGAGAGCGGAGAGGAAGGAGAGTACCAGCACCGCAGGTTTGGAAAAGAACTCCTTTTCAGAGCGGAAGAGACAGCAAGGAGTGCAGGATGGGACAGGATCGCCGTCAACAGCGGGATCGGTGTCCGCCCCTACTACCGGGGGCAGGGCTATGAACGCGAAGGGCCATATATGGTAAAGAGGCTGAGATGA
- a CDS encoding UPF0058 family protein, translated as MYFLTLGDCVQKEELLHVHMLLMHIRKYYETTTGEEVYTPDYDLLGVSPAHIHKNKVSHKKAILALGEDLIHQLRTSPHLQQVDYSPKATHNEGIVQEH; from the coding sequence ATGTATTTTTTGACGTTAGGTGATTGCGTGCAGAAGGAAGAATTGCTCCACGTGCATATGCTCCTGATGCATATCAGGAAGTATTACGAGACAACTACAGGAGAGGAGGTCTATACCCCCGACTACGATCTTCTCGGTGTCTCCCCGGCCCACATTCATAAAAACAAAGTCTCCCACAAAAAAGCCATTCTTGCACTCGGTGAAGACCTCATCCACCAGCTGCGGACCTCCCCACATCTTCAGCAGGTGGATTACTCCCCCAAAGCCACCCATAATGAGGGTATAGTACAAGAACATTAG
- a CDS encoding ADP-ribosylglycohydrolase family protein, producing MIFISRFALAAGTLLGLAVGDALGAPLEGLPPPEKKVTKMQSGGIHAVSRGEYTDDTLQAMGLARSLVHCRGFSPEDFISRLIAGFEQEPAYYGPTSRMVFSLIREGVRPDEAARIAHIHNKGSRTNGSVMRGPPIGIFYLPSAVREASLACSALTHYDPVAGECSAFVNRMVSEMCRGTSKIQAFCRALDSCESDEVIRRFGDFHAWPLEPSLDAVLSTHCALAVFMGSETFEQTLVRAVNLGGDADTVGAIAGALAGAHYGLVAIPHRWLADFRHTGQVLSVAHRLWATADHV from the coding sequence GTGATCTTTATATCGCGCTTCGCTCTGGCTGCCGGTACGCTCCTTGGGCTTGCTGTGGGGGACGCTCTGGGTGCGCCCCTCGAAGGGCTGCCCCCGCCGGAAAAAAAGGTAACGAAAATGCAGAGCGGCGGAATCCACGCTGTTTCCAGGGGTGAATATACCGACGACACCCTGCAGGCGATGGGGCTCGCCCGATCGCTCGTTCATTGCAGGGGCTTTTCCCCGGAAGATTTCATATCTCGCCTTATTGCCGGCTTCGAACAGGAGCCCGCATACTATGGGCCGACCTCACGGATGGTCTTCTCTCTCATCCGCGAGGGCGTGAGGCCTGATGAGGCGGCAAGGATCGCTCATATCCATAACAAGGGGAGCAGAACAAATGGAAGTGTGATGCGTGGCCCACCAATCGGTATTTTCTATTTGCCCTCTGCGGTGCGGGAGGCCAGCCTCGCCTGCTCGGCCCTCACCCATTATGATCCCGTTGCCGGGGAGTGTTCGGCATTTGTGAACCGTATGGTCTCTGAAATGTGTCGGGGCACCTCGAAAATACAGGCGTTCTGCCGTGCCCTTGACTCCTGTGAGAGTGACGAGGTTATCAGGCGGTTCGGTGACTTCCATGCCTGGCCGCTCGAGCCCTCTCTCGACGCCGTCCTCTCCACCCACTGCGCGCTTGCCGTTTTCATGGGTTCGGAGACCTTCGAACAGACCCTTGTCCGGGCGGTCAACCTGGGCGGGGACGCCGATACGGTCGGTGCGATTGCCGGGGCCCTTGCCGGGGCCCATTATGGTCTCGTCGCCATTCCCCACCGCTGGCTCGCGGACTTCAGGCACACCGGCCAGGTGCTCTCCGTGGCGCACCGGCTCTGGGCTACGGCCGATCACGTCTGA
- a CDS encoding UPF0179 family protein — protein MAEQKPKVTLIGRCLAEMGLEFVYEGDAQECKTCKLLKVCHNLQPGKKYQVVGIRKNTDQGCPVHLGGICAVEVIEAPVVTLIPADRAILNSRIHYESPCTRTDCRSYALCHPDGIIDGEKYMIARVLGNAPEICERGRTLKLVELRPVV, from the coding sequence ATGGCAGAGCAAAAACCGAAAGTAACCCTGATCGGGAGATGTCTTGCAGAAATGGGGCTGGAATTCGTCTATGAAGGCGATGCGCAGGAGTGCAAAACCTGCAAACTCCTGAAGGTCTGCCATAACCTCCAGCCGGGAAAGAAGTACCAGGTCGTGGGCATCAGGAAGAACACCGATCAGGGGTGTCCCGTTCACCTGGGCGGCATCTGCGCCGTCGAGGTGATCGAGGCCCCGGTCGTCACCCTCATTCCGGCCGACCGCGCCATTCTCAACTCGCGCATCCATTACGAGTCGCCCTGCACCAGGACCGACTGCCGGAGTTATGCCCTCTGCCACCCGGACGGCATCATCGACGGCGAGAAATATATGATCGCCAGAGTCCTCGGCAACGCCCCGGAGATCTGCGAGAGGGGCAGGACGCTGAAGCTCGTCGAGCTGCGGCCGGTAGTCTGA
- a CDS encoding NAD(P)-dependent glycerol-1-phosphate dehydrogenase, translating to MGGASIKVLREKVFDKSRWMQLPRDVIIGHNVLGEIPSVCRDLNLGSRALLIAGEHTMGIAGERIASLLGETCEVETYITHGNSLEEIAAVEKAGASADFMVGVGGGRVIDTAKIVSYNLDRQFISVPTAAAHDGVASSRATVPSPEGNISLSAHPPIAVVADTGIIAAAPRRLLASGCADIISNYTAILDWELAHRLRGEPLSEYAMALSKMTAEITVKNAAVISAHTEESAWMVMKALVSSGVAMSIAGSSRPASGGEHKFSHALDRIAPGQALHGEQCGLGAIITMYLHGGDWRWIRDSLKKIGAPTTPAGLGISDETAVEALLAAPSIRPERFTILDMGLSRERAEAIVKMLYEE from the coding sequence ATGGGTGGAGCGAGTATAAAAGTGCTCAGGGAGAAGGTCTTTGACAAGTCCAGATGGATGCAGCTCCCGCGAGACGTCATCATCGGGCACAACGTCCTCGGCGAAATCCCCTCGGTCTGCCGTGACTTAAACCTCGGCTCCCGTGCCCTCCTCATCGCCGGCGAACACACGATGGGGATCGCCGGGGAGCGGATCGCCTCCCTCCTCGGTGAGACCTGCGAGGTAGAGACCTATATCACCCACGGCAACTCCCTCGAAGAGATTGCTGCCGTCGAAAAAGCCGGGGCTTCTGCCGATTTCATGGTCGGGGTCGGCGGCGGGCGGGTGATCGACACCGCAAAGATCGTCTCGTACAACCTCGACCGTCAGTTCATCTCCGTGCCGACGGCGGCGGCGCACGACGGCGTCGCCTCGTCGCGGGCGACCGTCCCCTCGCCTGAAGGGAACATCTCACTCAGCGCCCACCCCCCGATCGCCGTGGTCGCCGATACCGGGATCATCGCCGCCGCACCCAGGCGTCTGCTTGCATCGGGCTGTGCCGACATCATCTCCAACTACACCGCGATCCTGGACTGGGAACTCGCCCACCGCCTGAGGGGCGAGCCGCTCTCCGAGTATGCAATGGCGCTCTCGAAGATGACCGCCGAGATTACGGTCAAAAATGCCGCCGTAATCAGCGCCCACACCGAAGAGAGCGCATGGATGGTGATGAAGGCCCTTGTGTCCTCGGGCGTCGCCATGAGTATCGCGGGTTCCTCGCGTCCGGCAAGCGGGGGGGAGCACAAGTTCTCCCACGCCCTCGACCGGATCGCACCGGGGCAGGCGCTCCACGGCGAGCAGTGCGGCCTTGGAGCGATCATCACAATGTACCTGCATGGCGGGGACTGGCGCTGGATCCGCGACTCCCTCAAAAAGATCGGCGCCCCGACCACACCGGCAGGCCTCGGTATTTCGGACGAAACCGCAGTCGAAGCGCTGCTTGCGGCACCCTCCATCAGGCCGGAACGCTTCACCATCCTTGATATGGGGCTGTCCCGGGAGAGGGCCGAGGCGATCGTCAAAATGCTGTATGAGGAGTGA
- a CDS encoding DUF63 family protein: MIREFLYKYYIDPIIYGQPYTIVDTLTYALILILSVYLVYRGLRRFGIEVNRDFVLATIPFVVLGGLLRVVEDTGMITSDLRILLITPIIFFVVFFITVGALFLSRLLEVKGVVREYSRTYGLIGVVLSAAVFILILLWGAANTRIDLVVLLAIPAMAAASSAAVFAFLRYVLGWEYVSDPLYLLLIVGHLFDASATSFGIDLHSLHYVEQHVVGSVLIEWSGTAFSMFPLKLAVIVPAIYVLELYRKEGNVAFWHLVLLAMIVVGMAPGVRDMMRMVIYV, from the coding sequence ATGATTAGGGAGTTCCTCTACAAATATTACATTGATCCGATCATATACGGCCAGCCGTACACGATCGTCGATACGCTCACCTATGCCCTCATCCTGATCCTCTCGGTCTATCTCGTTTACCGCGGTCTCAGGCGTTTCGGGATCGAGGTCAACCGCGACTTTGTCCTGGCAACGATCCCCTTCGTCGTCCTGGGCGGGCTCCTGCGGGTCGTCGAGGACACCGGCATGATCACTTCCGACCTCCGCATCCTGCTGATCACCCCGATCATCTTCTTCGTCGTCTTTTTCATCACCGTCGGTGCCCTCTTCCTCTCCCGCCTCCTCGAAGTAAAAGGGGTCGTCCGAGAGTATTCCCGGACCTACGGGCTGATCGGGGTCGTCCTTTCGGCGGCTGTGTTCATTCTCATCCTCCTCTGGGGCGCCGCAAACACCCGCATCGATCTGGTCGTGCTCCTTGCCATCCCGGCGATGGCCGCAGCTTCCTCGGCGGCGGTGTTTGCGTTTCTCCGCTATGTCCTCGGCTGGGAGTACGTCAGCGATCCTCTCTATCTCCTGCTGATCGTCGGCCACCTCTTTGACGCCTCTGCCACCTCGTTCGGCATCGACCTTCACTCACTCCACTATGTGGAGCAGCATGTGGTGGGCTCGGTCCTGATCGAGTGGAGCGGGACGGCTTTTTCCATGTTCCCGCTGAAACTCGCCGTGATCGTCCCGGCGATCTATGTGCTCGAACTCTACCGGAAGGAGGGGAATGTCGCCTTCTGGCACCTGGTGCTCCTTGCCATGATCGTCGTTGGCATGGCGCCGGGCGTCCGGGACATGATGCGGATGGTGATCTATGTCTAG
- a CDS encoding stage II sporulation protein M has product MSRREFGTYLAVSVGVFLLGIAVGYAVLLSGDPVADQVIEAVKNGVFADILGDSPGMLALKIFLNNLQACLLLFLGGATFGLLTLFILLSNGLIIGVFAGEIAERLGPIGLAVGLIPHGIFELPALFIAAALGLALARSLLADISGAGDAAAEAARLGGFFLRTVVPLLAAAAVVEAFITPALLQIVV; this is encoded by the coding sequence ATGTCTAGGCGGGAGTTCGGCACCTATCTCGCCGTCTCGGTCGGCGTCTTCCTCCTCGGGATCGCCGTGGGCTATGCCGTCCTCCTCTCCGGCGATCCGGTGGCCGACCAGGTGATCGAGGCGGTCAAAAACGGCGTCTTTGCCGATATCCTGGGAGACTCCCCCGGGATGCTCGCCCTGAAGATCTTCCTGAACAACCTGCAGGCCTGCCTTCTGCTCTTCCTTGGGGGGGCGACCTTCGGCCTCCTGACCCTGTTCATACTTCTCTCGAACGGCCTGATCATCGGGGTCTTTGCCGGCGAGATCGCAGAAAGGCTCGGCCCGATCGGGCTTGCCGTCGGGCTCATCCCCCACGGGATCTTCGAGCTCCCGGCCCTGTTCATTGCGGCGGCCCTGGGACTCGCCCTCGCCCGCTCTCTCCTTGCCGATATATCCGGTGCCGGTGACGCTGCCGCCGAAGCGGCCCGTCTTGGCGGGTTTTTTCTCCGCACTGTCGTCCCGCTTCTCGCCGCAGCGGCTGTTGTAGAGGCATTTATTACGCCCGCGCTCCTACAGATAGTGGTCTGA
- the proS gene encoding proline--tRNA ligase translates to MEDESGSLPLKSDFSAWYNDVLWRAEIMDVRYPVKGLYVWFPFGFGLRRHTYTILRGLLDASGHDETLFPLLIPKTEFMKEAEHIKGFEEEVYWVTHGGLTELDVPLALRPTSETAMYPMFALWVRSHADLPIKIYQIVNTFRYETKHTRPLIRLREITSFKEAHTAHATWDEAAAQVETALSLYTQFYDDLCIPVIISRRPDWDKFPGADYTMAVDALMPDGRTLQVGTAHHLGTHFSKTFNITYEDATGEQQFVSQTCYGISERCIAAAIGVHGDDRGLVLPPKVAPVQVVIIPIIMKKQAEEVRAAAEALKAELEATGLRVKVDDRELRPGAKYYHWEMRGVPLRIEVGPRDLAAGTVVAATRDGEKMTLVRAGLAGEIPGVLAAFAGRLRERAEASLTSRIVLAESVDAAIEATKTGIAVVHWCGDETCAEAIEKETNASVLGTEVRSAHIGKSEGACIVCGRPGTSTVIARTY, encoded by the coding sequence ATGGAAGACGAGAGCGGTTCACTCCCCCTAAAATCCGATTTTTCAGCCTGGTATAATGACGTGCTCTGGCGCGCCGAGATCATGGACGTCCGCTACCCGGTGAAGGGGCTGTATGTCTGGTTTCCCTTCGGGTTCGGGCTGAGGCGGCACACCTATACGATCCTCCGCGGCCTGCTCGATGCATCAGGCCACGATGAGACCCTGTTTCCCCTCCTCATCCCGAAGACCGAGTTCATGAAAGAGGCCGAGCACATCAAGGGTTTTGAGGAGGAGGTCTACTGGGTCACCCATGGCGGCCTCACCGAACTCGACGTCCCGCTCGCCCTGCGGCCGACGAGTGAGACCGCCATGTATCCCATGTTCGCCCTCTGGGTGCGCTCTCACGCCGACCTGCCGATCAAGATCTACCAGATCGTCAACACCTTCAGATACGAAACGAAGCACACGCGCCCGCTCATCCGCCTCCGCGAGATCACCTCCTTTAAGGAGGCCCACACCGCCCATGCAACCTGGGACGAGGCGGCGGCGCAGGTTGAGACTGCTCTCTCCCTCTATACACAGTTCTACGACGACCTCTGCATCCCGGTGATCATATCCCGCCGCCCGGACTGGGACAAGTTCCCCGGCGCCGACTATACGATGGCTGTCGACGCTCTGATGCCTGACGGCCGGACTCTGCAGGTGGGCACCGCCCACCATCTCGGCACCCATTTCTCAAAGACCTTCAACATCACCTACGAGGACGCCACAGGGGAGCAGCAGTTTGTCTCTCAGACCTGTTACGGGATCTCAGAGCGTTGCATTGCGGCGGCGATCGGTGTCCACGGCGACGACCGCGGCCTGGTGCTCCCGCCGAAAGTGGCGCCGGTGCAGGTTGTGATAATCCCGATCATCATGAAAAAGCAGGCCGAGGAGGTCAGGGCGGCTGCAGAGGCGCTCAAGGCCGAACTTGAGGCGACCGGTCTCCGGGTGAAGGTCGACGACCGCGAACTGCGGCCCGGGGCGAAGTATTACCACTGGGAGATGCGGGGCGTGCCCCTGCGCATCGAGGTCGGCCCGAGAGACCTTGCGGCCGGCACCGTCGTCGCCGCTACCCGGGACGGCGAGAAGATGACGCTCGTGCGTGCCGGTCTTGCCGGTGAGATCCCCGGCGTTCTGGCAGCGTTTGCAGGGCGGCTGCGCGAACGGGCCGAAGCGTCTCTCACTTCCAGGATCGTCCTGGCGGAGAGCGTGGATGCGGCGATCGAGGCGACGAAGACCGGGATCGCCGTCGTCCACTGGTGCGGCGACGAGACCTGCGCGGAAGCAATCGAAAAAGAGACGAATGCGAGCGTGCTCGGAACAGAAGTGCGCAGCGCTCATATCGGAAAGAGCGAGGGAGCCTGCATTGTCTGCGGGCGCCCCGGCACCTCGACCGTTATTGCACGGACTTACTGA
- a CDS encoding pyruvoyl-dependent arginine decarboxylase, translating into MRERLTRIFVPKRVFFTCGVGRDSEYLGSFEMALRTAKIECYNLVTVSSILPPKCRIIPREEGLADLDPGSIVFTVMSRISSNESHRRISASLGVAIPESMEEQWGYFAEHHAFGDGKEKAGTYAEDLAYRMYQSITDKTPEKTLNITESAIVDEDGHWTTVLAAAIFLME; encoded by the coding sequence GTGAGAGAGAGGTTGACCAGAATATTTGTTCCAAAACGGGTGTTTTTTACCTGCGGCGTGGGGAGGGATTCAGAATATCTCGGTTCCTTCGAGATGGCACTCAGAACGGCAAAGATCGAATGCTACAATCTCGTGACCGTCAGTTCCATCCTGCCCCCGAAATGCCGGATCATCCCGCGTGAGGAAGGTCTTGCCGACCTCGATCCAGGGAGCATCGTATTTACGGTAATGTCAAGGATCTCTTCCAACGAATCACACCGCCGGATATCGGCCTCTCTCGGGGTCGCCATCCCTGAGTCCATGGAGGAGCAGTGGGGCTACTTCGCCGAGCACCACGCTTTCGGCGACGGGAAGGAGAAGGCAGGAACGTATGCCGAAGACCTTGCATACCGGATGTACCAGAGCATCACCGACAAAACACCTGAAAAAACGCTCAACATCACTGAAAGCGCAATCGTAGATGAAGACGGCCACTGGACGACGGTCCTCGCCGCCGCCATCTTTCTCATGGAGTAA
- a CDS encoding heavy metal translocating P-type ATPase has protein sequence MSGEGGEREDTTRKETLKISGMHCATCALTLEKALKNVEGVKSASVNLGAEQAAVEYDPGRVSAASLQQAVTGAGYGVITGKAVLKVGGMMCATCVRTVEAALQSLPGVVTATVNLGSERAYVTYNPDTVTVAEMAKAIEEAGYQYIGTEEEETGEIERKAREADLRDKRWRIAIGAVASALLMGIMWTAPPLPFDMAYLMLVIATPVFAYLSWPIFLAAWRALRNRTLNMDVMYSMGIGVAFAASVLGTFGIVLTHEYLFYETAVMLATFLTLGRYLEARAKGRTGEAIAALIRLRPKTATVFVDGKEEERPIDEVLPGDTVLVRPGERVPVDGTVNRGESYVDESMITGEPVPVRKEAGDAVVGGTINGDGVLEVAATRVGRDTVLAQIIRLVEEAQGTKPPVQRIADTAVAYFIPAVLSIAAAAFLFWYLVAGATLLFALSTLISVLVVACPCALGLATPTAITVGVGRGAELGILIKSGEALEAAERLDTVAFDKTGTLTEGKPAVTEIVGLALTAEESLALAAGAEQNSNHPVARAIVARAQEREISIPATDAFETVRGKGVLATVDGRLIALGNRAMLADTNVILDEGAEAAVVHLEEEGKTVAILVADGAVAGIIAVSDTLKPTAMAAVAGLKEMGLSVAMITGDNPGTARAIAGMIGIDRVFAGVLPDAKAAEIRTFQEEGRRVAFVGDGINDAPALAQADLGIAIGGGTDVAIESGGVVLVRDDLTDVPAAIQLAQKVIGRVKLNLFWAFAYNAALIPVAAGVLYPAFGITFRPELAGLAMAASSVTVVTLSLLLKGYIPEAKRGKMEEGTMETDPVCTMKVDPKTAKFTTDYKGKTYYFCAPGCKKEFEKDPEKYLG, from the coding sequence ATGAGCGGCGAGGGCGGAGAGAGGGAAGATACGACGCGGAAAGAGACCCTGAAGATCTCGGGGATGCACTGTGCCACCTGCGCCCTCACCCTTGAAAAGGCTCTGAAAAATGTTGAAGGGGTGAAGAGCGCCTCGGTAAACCTTGGGGCCGAGCAGGCGGCGGTGGAATACGACCCCGGCCGCGTTTCGGCGGCCAGCCTCCAGCAGGCCGTCACCGGGGCCGGATACGGAGTGATCACCGGAAAGGCCGTCCTGAAAGTCGGGGGCATGATGTGCGCCACCTGCGTCAGGACGGTCGAGGCGGCCCTGCAGAGCCTTCCAGGCGTCGTCACGGCCACCGTAAATCTGGGATCGGAGCGCGCCTACGTCACCTACAACCCTGACACCGTCACCGTGGCAGAGATGGCAAAGGCGATTGAGGAGGCGGGTTACCAGTATATCGGCACCGAGGAAGAGGAGACCGGGGAGATCGAGCGGAAGGCGCGCGAGGCCGATCTCAGGGACAAACGCTGGCGGATCGCTATCGGCGCCGTCGCCTCTGCCCTCCTGATGGGGATCATGTGGACCGCCCCGCCGCTCCCCTTCGATATGGCCTACCTCATGCTCGTCATCGCCACCCCGGTCTTCGCCTACCTCTCGTGGCCGATCTTCCTCGCCGCATGGCGGGCCCTGCGGAACCGAACCCTGAACATGGACGTGATGTACTCGATGGGCATCGGGGTCGCCTTCGCCGCCTCGGTCCTGGGCACCTTCGGCATCGTCCTCACCCACGAATACCTCTTCTACGAGACAGCGGTGATGCTTGCCACCTTCCTCACCCTCGGCCGCTACCTCGAGGCAAGGGCAAAGGGGCGAACCGGTGAGGCGATCGCTGCCCTGATCCGCCTCAGGCCAAAGACAGCCACCGTGTTCGTCGATGGGAAGGAGGAGGAACGACCGATCGACGAGGTGCTGCCCGGCGACACCGTGCTCGTCCGCCCGGGCGAACGCGTACCGGTCGACGGCACCGTCAACCGCGGCGAGAGTTACGTGGACGAGTCGATGATCACTGGCGAGCCCGTACCGGTCAGGAAAGAGGCGGGTGATGCGGTCGTGGGCGGGACGATCAACGGCGACGGCGTGCTCGAGGTTGCGGCCACGCGGGTCGGCCGGGACACGGTGCTCGCCCAGATCATCAGGCTTGTCGAGGAGGCGCAGGGAACAAAACCCCCGGTCCAGCGGATCGCAGACACGGCGGTGGCGTACTTCATCCCGGCTGTGCTCTCTATCGCCGCGGCGGCCTTTCTCTTCTGGTACCTCGTGGCCGGGGCCACCCTGCTCTTCGCCCTCTCCACCCTGATCTCGGTCCTCGTCGTCGCCTGCCCCTGCGCCCTCGGCCTCGCCACCCCGACGGCGATCACCGTCGGTGTCGGCAGGGGCGCAGAACTCGGCATCCTGATCAAGAGCGGCGAGGCCCTGGAAGCGGCAGAGCGCCTGGATACCGTCGCCTTCGACAAGACCGGCACCCTGACGGAGGGGAAACCCGCGGTGACCGAGATCGTCGGGCTCGCCCTCACGGCAGAGGAGAGCCTCGCCCTCGCCGCCGGTGCCGAACAGAACTCAAACCACCCGGTAGCGCGGGCGATCGTCGCCAGGGCACAGGAACGGGAAATTTCGATCCCTGCGACCGACGCCTTCGAGACGGTCAGGGGCAAGGGAGTGCTCGCCACCGTCGACGGTCGCCTGATCGCTCTCGGCAACCGGGCGATGCTCGCGGACACGAACGTTATCCTCGATGAAGGGGCCGAGGCCGCGGTCGTCCACCTCGAAGAGGAGGGAAAGACCGTTGCCATCCTCGTCGCCGACGGTGCGGTCGCCGGCATCATTGCCGTCTCCGACACCCTCAAGCCCACGGCGATGGCGGCAGTCGCCGGGCTGAAGGAGATGGGGCTCTCTGTTGCGATGATCACCGGAGACAATCCCGGGACCGCCAGGGCGATCGCCGGGATGATCGGGATCGACCGCGTCTTTGCAGGGGTGCTCCCGGACGCCAAAGCCGCCGAGATCAGGACGTTTCAGGAGGAGGGGCGGCGGGTCGCCTTCGTCGGGGACGGGATCAACGACGCCCCGGCCCTTGCACAGGCCGACCTCGGGATCGCCATCGGCGGCGGAACCGACGTCGCCATCGAGAGCGGCGGCGTGGTCCTGGTCAGGGACGACCTCACCGACGTCCCGGCAGCGATCCAGCTGGCGCAGAAGGTGATCGGGCGGGTCAAACTCAATCTCTTCTGGGCGTTCGCCTACAACGCCGCCCTCATACCGGTGGCGGCGGGCGTGCTCTACCCGGCCTTCGGGATCACCTTCAGGCCCGAACTCGCCGGCCTCGCCATGGCGGCGAGCTCGGTCACCGTCGTCACCCTCTCCCTCCTGCTCAAAGGATATATACCAGAAGCAAAAAGAGGGAAAATGGAGGAAGGTACGATGGAGACTGACCCGGTCTGCACGATGAAGGTCGACCCGAAGACGGCGAAGTTCACGACAGACTACAAAGGAAAAACCTACTACTTCTGCGCACCCGGCTGCAAGAAGGAGTTCGAGAAGGACCCGGAAAAATACCTCGGATAA